The sequence AGCCCCCACTCCTTCGCCTTGAGCTTCGGAGTGCCGCTGAACCACTGGCCGTTCACCTCTTTGGTGATCCACTTCTTGGCACCCGAGCCCGCCACCAGGTTCCGGTCCGGAAGCTTGGTGGTCCCGTCGTGAAACATGGCGAGGATGTCCTCCCACTTGGCCGGCATCCCGGGGGGCACCTCGACCATGGTTTCACTTTCCCTTCGGCGTCAGGATCTCGGAGAACTCGTCGGCGAGGGTGCCGCCGATGCTCGTGGAGTCGTCCTCGGCGTCCTTGTGCTTGGTCTCCACGTCCCGCAGGCTGGCGGAGAAGTTGTTCATGAGCGTGATGGCCGTCTCGTACCGGGTGCGCATGCTGGCGCGGTACGTCTCCATCTGGCCCTCAAGTGCCTTCGCCTGCGTGCACTTCTCGGGGTTTCCGACGGCCAGCGGGATCTTCGCTCCGAGGCTCACATATTCCGCTTTGACCGTGAGGTCGCGGCGGAACGTGGGGAGCTCCTGATTCGCGTACCTGAGATAGACGCCGTCGGTCGACTGGAAGATGTCGCCCGAACTCTCGTCACCAGCCATGCTCACACCTCACAGAAGTCGGTTCGTTCGGCCTGGTCAGCTGCCCTGGAGACCGTTCAGGCCGCGGCCGCCGTCGATGTCCCCGTCGATCTGCCGGGAGTGCATCCGCTGGAGAGTCGTCCGGGCGACACCGTACTGCTCGTCGAGCTGGAGCTTGATCTTGGCGAGTTCCGCCTGGAATTCCTCCCAGGAGGTACGGGTCTGACCGCTCAGGGTGTCGCGCAGCGCGCCGAAGTTCTTCTCCATCCAGGCGAGCGCTTCCTTCATCTCCTGCTGGGCCGCGTCCATGTTCTTGACGGCGTCCAGGACCCCTTGGTGACTGATCTTGACGGTCATGACGGAACTCCTCGTGGGGCGTTAAGAGAGCGGGGAACGAAAGGGGAGAAGGGCGGTAAGGCCGGTCACCTGGGGTTGATCACGTCGGCGATACCGCCGGCGTAGGTGTTCGCCTCGTGCTCGGCGTCCACGAGGAGCCGGTTGGCCATCGCGGTGCCCTCACGGAAGAACTGGGTGCGCTCCATGACCCGGGCGTGGGCCCTGAGCCACTCGTCGATGCCCGCCGCGTGGGTCTCGGAGGAAACCGCCTGGTAGGCACCGCGGACCTGGCCCTGGATGGTCCTGACCTTGCGGCCGGCCTCATCCATGTCGCGAAGGTGCTGGTCCAGCGTCTTCAGCGTCTCCAGCATCGCTGTTTCATCATTGGACAGGCCGTCGGCCGAGTTGACGTTGAAGCCGGAGACATCAGACATGGGGGGTCCTCCTGGACGCTGCGGGAACACGACGGCACGACGGGTGCACGGCACGTCGACCACACCGGGAATCACGCCCTCCGGTAGTCGACGGATCATCAGGTTAATACGCCGTACGGGATCTTGGCACGGATGTTCCACGTCAATTCTGAGTGTTCACCTTCGAGGCGTGCGTGAGCTGCGGCAATGCCGTAGAAAGCGCCTGCCTCCCGGCTTCCCTATCCTCAAAGAAAGCTCAATTCCCTTAAGGCGGAGGGAAGTCCGCTATTGCGGCGCCTCGTTCTCCGCCACTTCCACCAGCCCCTGCGCCAGCAGGGTGGTGTCGTCCAGCGCGGGCCCGGACGCGAGCATCCCGAGGACGCCGGACGGCACGGGGACGGACTGCTCGGCGCTGTAGCCGAGCCGCTGGAGTCCCTTGTCGCCGCCGGGGACCGGGTACTTGGCCCCCGACTCGGTGACCAGGTAGTGGGCCGTGCCCGTGCCCGCGGAGGAGAGGGCCGTGACGAGTGCGCCGCCCTCCGGGCGTACCGCGAACAGATCGGCGGCTCCGGACCCCGCGGTGATTCCTGGCTGGTTGGACACCGCCCGGCCGCCCACCGCGTCCGCGCGGGGCAGGACGACCGAGATCGTCGGCCTGCCGTCCGCGGTACCGATGACGGCGCAGACGCCCTCGCCCGCGGCGACCGGCCTCGGGCCGGGAAGCTCGGTCGGAACGGCGCCTCCCGAGGCACCCACGAGCCGGGCCTCCTTCGGGTCCTGGTGGCGTGCCAGGTCGTCCGGGCCGACCCTGGGAAGTTCGACGGGTCCCCCGGCGTAGGCCGTCCGCTGGGTACGGGGATCGCCCTTCAGGAGCGCCTCCTCCAGGGCGGTGATCCGGGTCAGACCGCGCTCCGTCAGCAGGTAGTGGCGGCCGGAGGCCTCGAAGAGCTGCCCGACCCGGGTGGCGCGGCCCGCCAGCGAGGGCCCCGCCTTTCCGCGTCCCGTCACCTCCGGCACCGCCAGATCCGGTCCTGCGGGCAGGGCGTTGAGGAAGGCGTCGGGG is a genomic window of Streptomyces sp. NBC_01237 containing:
- the eccB gene encoding type VII secretion protein EccB translates to MQSRRDQVHAHMFVMSRLSLGMLRDDPDAPESAHRRTSKGFVIGLVVAALAALIVAVYGLVVPGGSNAWKATGTLVIDERSGARYLTLDGVLHPVLNETSARLLAGDRMKVVSVKPASLQDAPRGATLGIVGAPDPLPQPGSLSRAAWSVCATRTDAAKAPLLTVAVGLTAEGRPVTSDRATLVRSVPGDATYLLWHGTRLRLNTANYAVQSLGYDPDGAYPVPDAFLNALPAGPDLAVPEVTGRGKAGPSLAGRATRVGQLFEASGRHYLLTERGLTRITALEEALLKGDPRTQRTAYAGGPVELPRVGPDDLARHQDPKEARLVGASGGAVPTELPGPRPVAAGEGVCAVIGTADGRPTISVVLPRADAVGGRAVSNQPGITAGSGAADLFAVRPEGGALVTALSSAGTGTAHYLVTESGAKYPVPGGDKGLQRLGYSAEQSVPVPSGVLGMLASGPALDDTTLLAQGLVEVAENEAPQ